In the Carboxydothermus hydrogenoformans Z-2901 genome, one interval contains:
- the proC gene encoding pyrroline-5-carboxylate reductase codes for MKPAVGIIGVGQMGGAIARGLLKQQPSPIKKLYLSDKNQECLKPFLEQAEPVTNELLVKKADVVIVAVKPYLVESVIKEISPGLSGKILVSVAAGVSLKKIAEWGVPGECEVVRVMPNTPALIGQGFIAITPSKANALLAEIFDSLGEVVFLEEKYFDQITALAGSGPAYIYLVAEALIDGAVRLGLPRDVARSAVVQTLIGAGAMLKETQEHPGILRDAVVTPGGTTAAGLYQLEKQGIRGMFADCLESAYERAKNLT; via the coding sequence ATGAAACCAGCTGTAGGAATAATTGGTGTTGGCCAAATGGGCGGGGCAATTGCCCGGGGCTTATTAAAACAACAACCTTCTCCGATAAAAAAACTTTACCTGTCCGATAAAAATCAGGAGTGTTTAAAACCTTTTTTAGAGCAGGCAGAGCCGGTTACCAATGAACTACTGGTTAAAAAAGCTGATGTGGTCATTGTTGCGGTAAAGCCGTACCTGGTAGAAAGTGTGATAAAAGAAATCTCTCCGGGGCTTTCCGGTAAAATTTTAGTTTCAGTGGCGGCCGGGGTTTCCTTGAAAAAAATAGCCGAGTGGGGGGTTCCTGGCGAATGTGAGGTGGTAAGGGTAATGCCCAATACTCCGGCTTTAATTGGCCAGGGTTTTATAGCGATTACGCCATCCAAAGCAAATGCTTTATTAGCGGAAATTTTTGATTCTTTAGGAGAAGTGGTGTTTCTCGAAGAGAAATATTTTGATCAGATTACAGCCTTAGCGGGAAGTGGACCTGCTTATATTTATTTAGTAGCGGAAGCATTAATTGATGGAGCGGTCCGCTTGGGTCTTCCACGGGATGTGGCAAGGAGCGCGGTTGTCCAGACTTTGATAGGGGCAGGAGCAATGCTCAAAGAAACTCAGGAACATCCGGGAATTCTCCGGGATGCGGTAGTAACCCCCGGTGGGACCACGGCGGCGGGTTTATACCAATTGGAAAAACAGGGGATTCGAGGCATGTTTGCTGACTGCTTAGAAAGTGCTTACGAACGGGCCAAAAATCTTACTTAA
- a CDS encoding cell division protein SepF produces MSGGFLDKVLNFMGFSEEEEEEYVEKEPAKKVRGKANLVALPGMSMLKMMVFEPRSFDEVQGIADSLKSGSPVVVNLERIDGELGRRIIDFLMGTTYALGGHLHKINPQIYLFAPQNVLIEGEMREFRDKTFFNPFK; encoded by the coding sequence ATGTCAGGAGGTTTTTTGGATAAAGTCTTAAATTTTATGGGATTTAGTGAAGAGGAAGAAGAAGAGTACGTAGAAAAAGAACCGGCGAAAAAAGTAAGAGGGAAAGCTAATTTAGTTGCTTTGCCGGGAATGAGCATGCTCAAGATGATGGTTTTTGAACCCAGGAGTTTTGATGAAGTGCAAGGTATTGCGGACAGTTTAAAATCCGGAAGTCCGGTGGTGGTGAATTTAGAGCGAATTGATGGGGAATTGGGCCGCAGAATTATTGATTTCCTAATGGGCACTACCTATGCTTTGGGTGGGCATTTGCACAAAATTAACCCCCAGATTTATTTATTTGCTCCCCAAAATGTTTTAATCGAGGGGGAAATGCGGGAGTTTCGGGATAAAACCTTTTTTAACCCTTTTAAATAA